The DNA sequence TCCCCTATCGATTTCCTTTTGCAATTGAAGCATGGACTGAATATATTCAATGATGATGTATTTATTTTCACCTCGTCATCTTTTCTGTTCCATGCATAAAAACCAAACTAGTGAGTCGTTCTCTGTTCGGTGGATTAAGCAACAACTCCCCTGGTTTATTTACCACATCACATGAGATGACATGCAGCAATTCCTTTTCTCAGGTTAGTATATATGAACTTGGCTTCTAGAGAACAAAATAGTAATGGTAATTTTTCCTTGTACTGCAAAAGTACCAGATATGGATTGGTGACTAAATTTGTTTAGTGACAAGATATGCATGTTATTATGAGTAATAAGGGCCTGTTTGATTTCTTTTTTCAATCTCTATTTTCATTTTTAgtgtattttgtttttaaaattttgcgaaagaaaagtgaaaataggaaatgaaatcagaaaataagattctattgttttcttctttttattcatgAACTGAAGACACTAAAAATGAAAACATAGACCAAACAAGGAAAGAAGAATCCACTTCAACCGATATGCCCTTAGGCACGGCCATACATAACATAGAAATCACACTCAGAAAGGGTGGACAATTAGCTAGAGCAGCAGGCTTAACCCGTCCTATAGTATTCGATATGCATCCTTGCTTACCAAAAAACGCATCCCAATTCCTTGCAGCTGCAGCAACAGCGCACCTTCATACAAATGAGGACCGTTCTCAAGGTCGCAGACAACTCGGGGGCTAAAAAGGTCATGTGTATACAGGCTCTGAAAGGTAAGAAAGGAGCGAGATTAGGCGACACAATAGTAGCATCCGTGAAGGAAGCACATCCTAATGGAAAAGTGAAGAAAGGAAAAGTAGTATATGGTGTGGTTGTGCGTGCGGCAATGCAAAGGGGGCGATGCGACGGCAGTGAGGTCAAGTTTGACGACAATGCTGTGGTGCTTGTTGACAAGCAAGGCCAGCCTATTGGGACCAGA is a window from the Arachis hypogaea cultivar Tifrunner chromosome 1, arahy.Tifrunner.gnm2.J5K5, whole genome shotgun sequence genome containing:
- the LOC112795310 gene encoding large ribosomal subunit protein uL14mz → MAASFASRCSRVSRSLFGGLSNNSPGLFTTSHEMTCSNSFSQLQQQRTFIQMRTVLKVADNSGAKKVMCIQALKGKKGARLGDTIVASVKEAHPNGKVKKGKVVYGVVVRAAMQRGRCDGSEVKFDDNAVVLVDKQGQPIGTRVFGPVPHELRQKKHVKILTLAGHIA